The Zalophus californianus isolate mZalCal1 chromosome X, mZalCal1.pri.v2, whole genome shotgun sequence genome window below encodes:
- the PLXNB3 gene encoding plexin-B3 isoform X1: MAARRPFSPRLLPVLLLYLPLPLTRARPFSAPNTTFNHLALAPGRGTLYVGAVNRLFQLSPELQLEAVAVTGPVFDSPDCVPFRDPADCPQARLTDNTNQLLLVSSRAQELVACGQARQGVCEKRGLEDVAQVLYQAEDPGDGQFVAANAPGVATVGLVVQAPGRDLLLVARGLAGKLSGGVPPLTVRQLAGPQPFSSEGLGRLVVGDFSDYNNSYVGAFANARSAYFVFRRRGARAQAEYRSYVARVCLGDANLYSYVEVPLTCLGQGLIQAAFLTPSTLLAAFAAGPGGARAALCAFPLAELDGSMEHARRLCYTAGGRGPGGLEEATVEYGVTSRCVALPADSPESYPCGDEHTPSPIAGRQPLEAKPVLQLGQPISAVAGLQADGHTIAFLGDTQGQLHKVFLNGSQGQVYHSQQVGPLGSAISPDLLVDSSGSHLYVLTAQQVDRVPVAACPQFPDCTSCLQARDPLCGWCVLQGRCTRKGQCGRAAQANQWLWSYEDSHCPHVQSLLPAQRPRQEPGQVTLSVPRLPTLAMDEYFHCAFGDYDSLAHVEGPHIACVTPPQDQLPLNPPGTDHITLPLALMFEDVAVAATNFSFYDCSAVQALEVAAPCRACVGSLWPCHWCPQSSRCVYGEHCPEGEGTVYSAQEVDVQVRGPGACPRVEGLAGPLLVPVGWESRLALHVRNLQHFGSLPASYHCWLELPGELRRLPASLEEMAGDVGLIYCQAQEFRPSTAQPELPVPIYVTRGKGQRLDNAHTLHVTLYDCAVGHPDCSRCQAANGSLGCVWCSHGQPTCRYGPLCPPGAVELLCPTPSIDTIEPLTGPPEGGLALTIWGTNLGRDFAEVQDAVKVAGRPCSPEPSLYRTSARIVCVTSPAPNGTTGPIQVAIKNRPPGISTQHFTYQDPILLSLSPRWGPQAGGTRLTIHGQHLQTGGSIRAFVGGQPCPIREPVCPEAIVCHTMSQASPGEAVVRVVFGHAQRTLLTSPFQYTANPQLAAAEPSVSFRGGGRLIRVRGTGLDVAERPLLSVWLEAKAEVQAAGAQPQDPTLRRSCGAPAAAPQACIQLEGGLLQCSTVCSVNSSSLLLCQSPAVPDGAHPRRVFFSLDGVHVDFASASGGQDFLYQPNPRLAPLSREEPTRPYRLKPGNVLDVEGQGLNLGISKEEVRVHIGDGECLVKTLTLTHLYCEPPSRAPQPANGSGTLPQFVVQMGNVRLALGPVQYETEPALSAFPVEAQVGLGMGAAVLIAAVLLLTLMYRHKSKQALRDYQKVLVQLENLEIGVGDQCRKEFTDLMTEMTDLSSDLEASGIPFLDYHTYAERVFFPGHGGGPRQPALEGSGEEGRRGPVRQGLTQLSNLLNSKLFLLTLIHTLEEQPGFSQRDRCHVASLLSLALHGKLEYLTDIMRTLLSDLAAHYVHKNPKLMLRRTETMVEKLLTNWLSICLYAFLKEVAGEPLYMLLRAIQYQVDKGPVDAVTGKAKRTLNDSRLLREDVEFRPLTLMVLVGPRAGGAAGSSAAQRMPARVLDTDTITQVKEKVLDQVYKGTPFSQRPSVHTLDLEWRSGLAGHLTLSDEDLTSVTQNHWKRLNTLQHYKVPDGATVGLIPQLHNGGAVSQSLAQNCPLGENIPMLEDAEEGGVRLWHLVKASDEPEGAKARRSSLRERERERARAKAIPEIYLTRLLSMKGTLQKFVDDTFQAILSVNRPVPIAVKYLFDFLDELAEKHGIEDPETLHIWKTNSLLLRFWVNALKNPRLIFDVRVSDNVDAILAVIAQTFIDSCTVSEHKVGRDSPVNKLLYAREIPRYKQMVERYYSDIRQSSPASYQEMNSALAELSGNYTSAPHCLEALQELYNHIHRYYDQIISALEEDPVGQKMQLACRLQQVAALVENKVTDL; the protein is encoded by the exons ATGGCTGCCCGGCGCCCCTTCAGCCCCCGCCTCCTGCCCGTGCTGCTGCTGTACCTGCCGCTGCCCCTGACTCGGGCCCGTCCCTTCTCCGCCCCCAACACCACCTTCAACCACTTGGCGCTGGCTCCGGGCCGCGGCACGCTCTACGTCGGGGCGGTGAACCGCCTCTTCCAGCTCAGCCCTGAGCTGCAGCTCGAGGCCGTGGCCGTCACCGGCCCCGTCTTCGACAGTCCCGACTGCGTGCCCTTCCGCGACCCGGCCGATTGCCCGCAGGCCCGGCTCACCGACAACACCAATCAGCTGCTGCTGGTGAGCAGCCGGGCCCAGGAGCTCGTGGCCTGCGGGCAGGCGCGCCAGGGCGTGTGCGAGAAGCGCGGCCTCGAGGACGTGGCGCAGGTGCTGTACCAGGCCGAGGACCCGGGGGACGGGCAGTTTGTGGCCGCCAATGCCCCAGGGGTTGCCACGGTGGGCCTGGTGGTGCAGGCGCCGGGCCGGGACCTCCTGCTGGTGGCCAGAGGCCTGGCGGGCAAGCTGTCAGGCGGGGTGCCGCCCCTGACCGTGCGCCAGCTGGCCGGGCCGCAGCCCTTCTCCAGCGAGGGCCTGGGCCGCCTCGTGGTGGGCGACTTCTCCGACTACAACAACAGCTACGTGGGGGCCTTCGCCAACGCCCGCTCGGCCTACTTCGTCTTCCGCCGCCGCGGGGCCCGGGCGCAGGCCGAGTACCGCTCGTATGTGGCCCGCGTCTGTCTGGGGGACGCCAACCTTTACTCCTACGTGGAGGTGCCCCTCACCTGCCTGGGCCAGGGCCTCATCCAGGCTGCCTTCCTCACGCCAAGTACGCTGCTGGCGGCGTTCGCCGCAGGCCCCGGTGGGGCCCGGGCGGCGCTGTGTGCCTTTCCGCTGGCCGAGCTGGATGGGAGCATGGAGCACGCCCGGCGCCTGTGCTACACGGCTGGCGGCCGGGGCCCCGGCGGCCTGGAGGAAGCCACCGTGGAGTACGGAGTCACGTCCCGCTGCGTTGCCCTGCCCGCC GACTCCCCGGAGTCATACCCCTGCGGCGATGAGCACACCCCCAGCCCCATTGCCGGCCGCCAGCCCCTGGAGGCCAAGCCTGTGCTGCAGCTCGGGCAGCCCATCAGCGCCGTGGCAGGCCTCCAGGCAGACGGGCACACGATCGCCTTCCTGGGGGACACCCAGGGTCAGCTGCATAAG GTCTTTCTCAATGGCTCCCAAGGCCAGGTGTACCACTCCCAGCAAGTGGGGCCTCTGGGCTCGGCCATCAGCCCAGACCTGCTGGTGGACAGCAGTGGCAGCCACCTCTATGTCCTGACTGCCCAGCAG GTGGACCGGGTACCCGTGGCAGCCTGCCCCCAGTTCCCTGACTGTACCAGCTGCCTTCAGGCCCGGGACCCACTGTGTGGCTGGTGCGTCCTCCAGGGCAG GTGTACCCGCAAGGGCCAATGTGGGCGGGCCGCCCAGGCCAACCAGTGGCTGTGGAGCTATGAGGACAGCCACTGCCCGCACGTGCAGAGCTTGCTGCCAGCCCAGCGCCCCCGCCAGGAGCCAGGCCAG GTCACCTTGTCTGTCCCCCGGCTGCCCACCCTGGCCATGGATGAATACTTCCATTGTGCCTTTGGGGACTATGACAGCTTGGCTCACGTGGAAGGTCCCCACATAGCCTGTGTCACCCCTCCCCAAGACCAGCTGCCGCTTAACCCTCCAGGCACAG ACCACATCACCTTGCCCCTGGCTCTGATGTTTGAGGATGTGGCTGTGGCTGCCACCAACTTCTCCTTCTATGACTGCAGTGCTGTCCAGGCCTTGGAGGTGGCTGCCCC gtgCCGCGCTTGTGTGGGCAGCCTCTGGCCGTGCCACTGGTGCCCCCAGAGCAGCCGCTGTGTGTACGGGGAGCACTGCCCAGAGGGCGAGGGCACCGTCTACAGTGCCCAGGAG GTGGATGTCCAGGTGCGTGGCCCAGGGGCTTGTCCCCGGGTGGAGGGCCTGGCAGGTCCCCTCCTGGTGCCTGTGGGTTGGGAGAGCCGTCTGGCCCTGCATGTGCGGAACCTTCAGCATTTCGGA AGCCTGCCCGCCTCCTACCACTGCTGGCTGGAGCTGCCCGGAGAACTTCGAAGGCTGCCAGCCTCTCTGGAAGAGATGGCCGGGGACGTGGGCCTCATCTACTGCCAAGCCCAGGAG TTCCGCCCCTCCACGGCCCAGCCGGAGCTCCCGGTGCCCATCTATGTCACCCGGGGCAAGGGTCAGCGGCTGGACAACGCCCATACTCTCCATG TGACCCTGTACGACTGCGCCGTGGGCCACCCTGACTGCAGCCGCTGCCAGGCAGCTAATGGGAGCCTGGGCTGCGTGTGGTGCAGCCATGGCCAGCCTACCTGTCGCTATGGTCCTCTGTGCCCCCCCGGGGCCGTGGAGCTGCTGTGTCCCACTCCCAGCATTGACACA ATCGAGCCCCTGACTGGGCCCCCCGAGGGCGGCTTGGCCCTCACCATCTGGGGCACCAACCTGGGCCGGGACTTTGCTGAGGTACAAGATGCCGTGAAGGTGGCTGGCCGCCCCTGCAGCCCTGAGCCCTCTCTCTACCGCACCTCTGCCCG GATTGTGTGTGTGACATCCCCCGCCCCTAACGGCACCACAGGGCCAATCCAAGTAGCCATTAAGAATCGGCCACCAGGCATCTCAACCCAGCATTTCACCTACCAG GACCCCATCCTGCTGAGCCTGAGTCCCCGGTGGGGCCCCCAGGCAGGGGGTACCCGGCTCACTATCCACGGGCAGCACCTCCAGACAGGAGGCAGCATCAGGGCCTTCGTGGGTGGACAGCCCTGTCCTAT CCGGGAGCCGGTGTGTCCTGAGGCCATTGTGTGCCACACCATGTCCCAGGCCAGCCCAGGAGAAGCTGTGGTTCGAGTGGTCTTCGGCCACGCCCAGCGCACGCTGCTCACCAGCCCCTTCCAGTACACTGCCAACCCGCAGCTCGCGGCGGCGGAGCCCAGCGTCAGCTTCCGGGG GGGCGGGCGGCTGATCCGCGTCAGGGGCACGGGCCTGGACGTGGCGGAGCGGCCCTTGCTGTCTGTGTGGCTGGAGGCCAAGGCGGAGGTGCAGGCGGCAGGGGCCCAGCCCCAGGACCCGACCCTGAGGAGGAGCTGTGGGGCCCCTGCTGCGGCCCCCCAGGCTTGTATCCAGCTCGAGGGGGGCTTGCTGCAG TGCTCCACCGTCTGTTCTGTCAACTCGTCCAGCCTCCTCCTGTGTCAGAGCCCCGCTGTGCCAGATGGGGCGCACCCCCGGCGGGTCTTCTTCAGCCTGGACGGCGTCCACGTAGACTTTGCCAGCGCCAGTGGGGGCCAGGACTTCCTGTACCAGCCCAACCCCCGTCTGGCCCCCCTCAGCCGCGAGGAGCCCACCCGCCCCTACCGCCTCAAGCCGGGCAATGTCCTGGACGTGGAG GGCCAGGGCCTCAACCTGGgcatcagcaaggaggaagtgcGCGTGCACATCGGCGATGGCGAGTGCCTGGTGAAGACACTCACGCTCACCCACCTGTACTGCGAGCCACCCTCCCGGGCCCCGCAGCCCGCAAATGGCTCCGGTACCCTGCCACAGTTCGTG GTTCAGATGGGCAACGTGCGCCTGGCCCTGGGCCCCGTCCAGTATGAGACTGAGCCCGCTCTGTCCGCCTTCCCCGTGGAGGCCCAAGTGGGCCTGGGTATGGGCGCTGCCGTGCTGATCGCCGCCGTGCTCCTCCTCACCCTCATGTACAG GCACAAGAGCAAGCAGGCCCTGCGCGACTATCAGAAGGTTCTGGTGCAGCTGGAGAACCTGGAGATTGGTGTGGGCGACCAGTGCCGCAAGGAGTTCACAG ACCTGATGACCGAGATGACCGACCTCAGCAGCGACCTGGAGGCCAGTGGGATCCCCTTCCTGGACTACCACACCTACGCCGAGCGAGTCTTCTTCCCAGGGCATGGCGGCGGCCCACGGCAGCCAGCACTCGAGGGGTCTGGGGAGGAGGGCCGCCGTGGCCCCGTGCGCCAGGGCCTCACGCAGCTCTCCAACCTGCTCAACAGCAAGCTCTTCCTCCTCACA ctcatcCACACCCTGGAGGAGCAGCCCGGCTTCTCCCAGCGGGACCGCTGCCACGTGGCTTCTCTGCTGTCTCTGGCACTGCACGGCAAGCTCGAGTACCTGACTGACATCATGAGGACGCTGCTGAGTGACCTGGCCGCCCATTACGTGCACAAGAACCCCAAGCTCATGCTGCGCAG GACAGAGACCATGGTGGAGAAGCTGCTGACCAACTGGCTGTCCATCTGTCTCTATGCCTTCCTGAAG GAGGTGGCTGGTGAGCCGCTGTACATGCTCCTCCGGGCCATACAGTACCAGGTGGACAAGGGCCCCGTGGATGCCGTGACTGGCAAGGCAAAACGGACCCTGAACGACAGCCGCCTGCTTCGGGAGGACGTGGAGTTCCGGCCCCTGACGCTGATGGTGCTGGTGGGCCCCAGGGCcggcggggcggcggggagcAGTGCTGCGCAGCGCATGCCCGCGCGGGTGCTCGACACAGACACTATCACCCAGGTCAAAGAGAAGGTGTTGGACCAAGTCTACAAGGGCACCCCCTTCTCCCAGAGGCCCTCAGTGCACACCCTAGATCTTG AGTGGCGCTCGGGCCTTGCTGGCCACCTAACCCTGTCAGATGAGGACCTGACCTCGGTGACCCAGAACCACTGGAAGCGACTCAACACCCTACAGCACTACAAG GTCCCGGATGGAGCCACCGTGGGGCTCATCCCCCAGCTGCACAACGGAGGTGCCGTctcccagagcctggcccagaaCTGCCCCTTGGGGGAGA ACATTCCCATGCTGGAGGATGCTGAGGAGGGTGGGGTCCGCCTCTGGCACCTGGTGAAAGCCTCTGACGAGCCGGAGGGAGCGAAGGCGCGGCGCAGCAGCCTGAGGGAGCGGGAGCGAGAGCGGGCGCGGGCCAAGGCGATTCCGGAGATCTACCTCACCCGCCTGCTCTCCATGAAG GGCACGCTGCAGAAGTTTGTGGATGACACCTTCCAGGCCATTCTCAGCGTGAACAGGCCCGTGCCCATTGCCGTCAAGTACCTGTTTGACTTCCTGGACGAGCTGGCCGAGAAGCATGGCATCGAGGACCCGGAGACCTTGCACATCTGGAAGACGAACAG CCTGCTGTTGCGGTTCTGGGTGAACGCCCTGAAGAACCCACGGCTCATCTTTGACGTGCGGGTGTCAGACAACGTGGACGCCATCCTCGCCGTCATTGCCCAAACCTTCATTGACTCCTGCACTGTCTCAGAGCATAAAGTGGGCAGG GATTCCCCAGTGAACAAACTGCTCTATGCCCGGGAGATCCCTCGCTACAAGCAGATGGTGGAGAG ATACTACTCCGACATTCGCCAGAGCTCTCCCGCCAGCTATCAGGAGATGAACTCGGCTCTGGCCGAGCTCTCTGGG AACTACACCTCTGCTCCCCACTGCCTGGAAGCTCTGCAAGAACTCTACAACCACATCCACAGGTATTATGACCAG ATCATCAGCGCCCTGGAGGAGGACCCTGTGGGTCAGAAGATGCAGCTGGCCTGCCGTCTGCAGCAGGTAGCAGCCCTGGTGGAGAACAAGGTGACTGACCTGTGA